One Nicotiana sylvestris chromosome 12, ASM39365v2, whole genome shotgun sequence genomic window carries:
- the LOC104232757 gene encoding protein EXORDIUM-like 5 translates to MFRVILNLFLLSLLFQFGFNYASSPTAQTLELKNPNYFNPKLPPKTLSSSKKFEGSSDLVNLRYHMGPVLSSPINIYLIWYGKWAPSQQLLIKDFLLSVSTFNHRAAPSPSVAEWWSTVSLYTDQTGANISRSVLIAGEYSDYKYSQGKNLNRLSIQDVIAEAVRSKPFTVDHKKGIYLVLTSVDVTMQDFCRAVCGFHYFTFASKVGYTLPYAWVGNSGKQCPEVCAYPFAVPGYMGGGGPGALKSPNGDVGVDGMISVIGHELAELSSNPLVNAWYAGEDPVAPTEIGDLCEGLYGTGGGGGYIGQVMKDRDGRTYNLNGRRGRKFLVQWIWSPVLKACAGPNAMD, encoded by the coding sequence ATGTTTAGAGTTATACTAAACCTATTTCTCTTATCCCTTTTGTTTCAGTTTGGATTTAACTATGCATCTTCCCCTACAGCACAAACTCTTGAGCTCAAAAACCCAAACTACTTCAACCCAAAGCTTCCCCCAAAAACACTCTCTTCCTCAAAAAAGTTCGAGGGATCTTCAGACCTGGTAAATCTCCGTTACCATATGGGTCCAGTTCTCTCTTCTCCGATCAATATCTACCTCATTTGGTATGGTAAGTGGGCCCCATCACAGCAACTCCTCATTAAAGATTTCCTCCTATCTGTCTCCACCTTCAACCACCGTGCTGCTCCTTCACCTTCCGTCGCGGAGTGGTGGAGCACTGTATCTCTGTACACTGACCAAACCGGAGCTAATATCTCCCGCTCCGTACTCATCGCCGGAGAATACTCTGACTATAAGTATTCTCAAGGGAAAAACCTTAATCGCCTCTCCATTCAAGATGTCATTGCTGAAGCCGTCCGATCAAAACCATTCACCGTCGATCATAAAAAAGGGATCTACCTCGTGTTAACTTCGGTCGATGTTACGATGCAGGACTTTTGTCGAGCAGTTTGTGGGTTTCACTACTTCACCTTCGCATCGAAAGTTGGTTACACATTGCCATACGCTTGGGTCGGAAACTCCGGGAAACAATGTCCCGAAGTTTGTGCTTACCCGTTTGCCGTGCCGGGATACATGGGAGGAGGTGGGCCCGGGGCATTGAAGTCACCAAACGGAGACGTCGGAGTTGACGGAATGATAAGCGTGATAGGTCACGAACTAGCTGAACTATCATCAAATCCGTTAGTGAATGCGTGGTATGCTGGGGAAGATCCGGTTGCGCCGACGGAGATCGGAGATTTGTGTGAGGGATTGTATGGTACGGGCGGTGGGGGTGGGTACATTGGACAGGTAATGAAGGATAGAGATGGCCGGACTTATAATTTGAACGGACGGAGAGGAAGGAAGTTTTTGGTTCAGTGGATATGGAGCCCTGTTCTTAAAGCTTGTGCTGGTCCAAACGCCATGGATTAG